One window of the Pseudarthrobacter sp. ATCC 49987 genome contains the following:
- a CDS encoding MBL fold metallo-hydrolase RNA specificity domain-containing protein — translation MKHQQPTLRFLGATDTVTGSRYLLEAGGKRVLVDCGLFQGYKRSRERNRAPFPVRPSSIDAVVLTHAHLDHTGYVPALVRDGFSGPVIATDGTTDLCKLILPDSGYLQEEEARYATHRGSSRHSPALPLYTAADAVKSLNSFKIHDFDVPVDLGGGMEMTFVPAGHILGAAQVHVRTGSHSVHFTGDLGRSDDPLMYPPRPLGTTDVLVTESTYGNRKHSTVDPEKQLGDIINRVAKRGGVVLFAAFAVGRAETLMLYLSRLRSKHLIPDIPVYLNSPMAIDASGMYQRHPEEHRLKEQDYMNMYKVAKLTRSVDESKLLNLRGGPMVIISASGMLTGGRILHHLAAYGPDPKNAVILSGFQAGGTRGATLAAGERELRIYGEDVLVRAEVIQMESLSAHADTDGLMAWMKAAEREPRMTYITHGEPEASDALRIRIKRELGWRARVPEHLETISIEEPR, via the coding sequence ATGAAGCACCAGCAGCCCACCCTCCGTTTCCTTGGAGCCACCGACACGGTCACCGGCTCGAGGTACCTGCTTGAGGCCGGCGGTAAACGCGTGCTGGTCGACTGTGGGCTCTTCCAAGGCTATAAACGAAGCCGCGAACGCAACCGGGCGCCTTTCCCGGTCCGGCCCTCCTCGATCGACGCCGTGGTCCTGACCCATGCACACCTGGACCACACCGGCTACGTACCCGCTCTGGTGCGGGACGGGTTCAGCGGTCCCGTCATCGCCACCGACGGCACCACGGACCTGTGCAAGCTGATCCTCCCGGACAGCGGCTACCTGCAGGAGGAGGAGGCCCGCTACGCGACACACCGGGGATCCTCCCGGCACAGTCCTGCGCTGCCGCTCTACACCGCGGCCGACGCGGTGAAGTCCCTCAACAGCTTCAAGATCCACGATTTCGACGTTCCCGTGGACCTTGGCGGGGGGATGGAAATGACGTTCGTCCCGGCCGGGCATATCCTGGGCGCCGCCCAGGTCCACGTGCGGACGGGCTCCCACTCGGTGCACTTTACCGGGGACCTGGGCCGGTCGGATGACCCCCTGATGTACCCGCCACGGCCCCTGGGTACGACCGATGTGCTGGTGACGGAGTCGACCTACGGGAACCGGAAACACTCCACAGTGGATCCGGAAAAGCAGCTGGGGGACATCATCAACCGGGTCGCGAAACGCGGCGGCGTGGTGCTGTTCGCCGCGTTCGCCGTCGGCCGCGCTGAAACCCTCATGCTGTACCTGTCCCGCCTCCGCAGCAAGCACCTGATCCCGGACATCCCGGTGTACCTCAACAGCCCCATGGCCATTGACGCCTCCGGGATGTACCAGCGGCACCCCGAGGAGCACCGGCTGAAAGAGCAGGACTACATGAACATGTACAAAGTGGCCAAGCTGACCCGCTCGGTCGATGAATCCAAGCTGTTGAACCTCCGCGGCGGCCCGATGGTCATCATCTCCGCGTCCGGAATGCTCACCGGAGGAAGGATCCTCCACCATCTGGCCGCCTACGGGCCCGATCCGAAGAACGCGGTGATCCTCAGCGGCTTCCAGGCCGGCGGCACCCGCGGTGCCACGCTGGCAGCCGGCGAGCGCGAGCTGCGCATCTACGGCGAAGACGTCTTGGTCCGGGCTGAAGTGATCCAGATGGAGAGCCTGTCCGCGCATGCGGACACCGACGGACTGATGGCATGGATGAAAGCCGCAGAAAGGGAACCCCGGATGACCTACATCACCCACGGTGAACCGGAAGCGTCGGATGCCCTGCGCATCAGGATCAAACGCGAACTGGGCTGGCGTGCGCGTGTCCCCGAGCACCTCGAAACGATCTCCATCGAGGAGCCCCGGTGA
- a CDS encoding dienelactone hydrolase family protein, producing the protein MPEQQETLEGFTESTFSHGGIQHQVFRAGAGPAVVLIHEIPGIHPGVLGLARRLIARGYTVYLPSMFGRPGGKAGEGIVKSIAKVCISREFAVLANRSSPATGWLRALAAQAHQECGGPGVGAIGMCMTGSFALAMALEPAVLAPVMSQPALPAGLTARRRAAVGLDDEELARMKDRTSHGLRILGLRFSNDRGCPAERFATLRREFGAGFEGIEVDSSPGNPFGIAQSAHCVLTVDLVDTPGHPTKAALDRTIEFIGERLRPDPASTTKPEEK; encoded by the coding sequence ATGCCGGAGCAACAGGAAACGCTGGAGGGCTTCACCGAGTCGACCTTCAGCCACGGGGGCATCCAGCACCAGGTTTTCCGGGCAGGAGCGGGCCCGGCCGTGGTCCTGATCCACGAGATCCCCGGCATCCACCCCGGGGTGCTGGGCCTCGCCCGGCGCCTGATCGCGCGGGGCTACACCGTCTACCTTCCTTCCATGTTCGGGCGGCCCGGCGGAAAAGCAGGCGAGGGAATCGTGAAGTCCATCGCGAAGGTCTGCATCTCCCGTGAATTCGCTGTGCTGGCGAACCGGAGCAGCCCGGCGACGGGTTGGCTGCGCGCCCTTGCTGCCCAGGCACACCAGGAGTGCGGCGGTCCCGGCGTCGGGGCAATCGGGATGTGCATGACGGGCAGCTTCGCCCTCGCCATGGCCCTGGAACCCGCCGTCCTGGCCCCGGTCATGAGCCAGCCAGCGCTCCCGGCGGGCCTGACCGCGCGGCGGCGGGCCGCCGTCGGGCTGGACGACGAAGAGCTGGCACGGATGAAGGACCGGACCAGCCATGGGCTCCGGATCCTGGGGCTGCGGTTCAGCAATGACCGGGGGTGTCCGGCGGAGCGCTTCGCCACCCTGCGGCGCGAATTCGGTGCGGGCTTCGAAGGCATTGAGGTCGATTCTTCGCCCGGCAACCCGTTTGGGATTGCCCAGTCAGCGCACTGCGTCCTGACCGTGGACCTGGTGGACACTCCCGGCCACCCGACGAAGGCCGCGCTGGACCGGACCATCGAGTTTATTGGCGAGCGGCTGCGCCCGGATCCCGCGTCAACGACGAAACCCGAGGAGAAGTGA
- a CDS encoding TspO/MBR family protein, which produces MRPMTVVWTAAATAATAAAGGVATDPDSGWYRRLRKPDWQPPAIAFPVVWTALYADLAVSSAVALDSNDVSDIPRGKTAQRQIRAYQGALVANLVLNAGWSWLFWRSRRPWLAAAECAVLTASSADLVRRTYKLNRRAGMSLAPYAAWCGFATVLSTAIAGLNPRADGRQR; this is translated from the coding sequence ATGAGACCGATGACAGTGGTGTGGACTGCGGCTGCGACCGCCGCGACGGCGGCGGCCGGCGGAGTGGCGACGGATCCGGACAGCGGCTGGTACCGGCGGCTGCGCAAACCGGACTGGCAGCCGCCCGCCATCGCCTTCCCGGTGGTCTGGACAGCGCTCTACGCGGACCTCGCAGTGAGCTCGGCTGTCGCACTGGACAGCAACGACGTATCCGACATCCCCCGCGGCAAGACCGCACAGCGGCAGATCCGCGCTTATCAGGGTGCCCTGGTCGCGAACCTCGTCCTCAATGCCGGGTGGAGTTGGCTCTTCTGGCGCAGCCGCAGGCCATGGCTGGCTGCGGCGGAGTGCGCCGTGCTGACGGCGAGCAGCGCCGACCTGGTGCGGCGGACGTACAAACTCAACCGCCGCGCCGGCATGTCCCTGGCCCCCTACGCTGCGTGGTGCGGTTTCGCCACTGTCCTGTCGACGGCAATCGCGGGACTCAACCCCCGGGCGGACGGCCGGCAGCGGTAG
- a CDS encoding long-chain-fatty-acid--CoA ligase, which translates to MKKKSTRTASPGTSAESTAHQSGQPWRERPWTRSYGPGVPAHLVLPKGSLVDLVDSSVRRYGSKTALEFFGARTSYRELGTLISRAAAGLEKLGVKAGDRVALVLPNCPQHIVAFHAVLRLGAVVVEHNPLYTERELRHQFEDHGAVVAIVWDKAVERVRQLPADVGLRSIVSVELIPAMPLLQRLALRLPVPAARKARAALSGAKDQPKGRQAPAARPVLPWRKLLDAGELRKKHPRPGAQDLAVLQYTSGTTGLPKAAMLSHANLQANAAQGRAWVPGLKDGRETVYAVLPMFHAYGLTLCMTFALSIGAKLVLFPKFDVDLVLKALKKSPATFLPAVPPIYDRIAAAAAERGIGLESIRFSISGAMNLPTSTVETWEKATGGYLIEGYGLTETSPIAIGNPFGPSRKPGTVGVPFPLTDIRVVDPRNVALDRAPGEEGELLIRGPQVFAGYWNRPEETEDALLDGGWFRTGDIVSVDDDYFVTIRDRIKELIITGGFNVSPSEVEDVIATFPGVSEVSVVGMPRPGGGEDVVAAVVPIPGTTIDADALVAFARKQLTAYKVPRRVVVLDSLPRSLIGKVLRREIRDNLVAGR; encoded by the coding sequence ATGAAGAAGAAATCCACGCGGACGGCCTCCCCCGGGACGTCCGCGGAGTCCACGGCACATCAATCTGGGCAGCCCTGGCGTGAACGCCCGTGGACCCGTTCCTATGGGCCGGGGGTTCCGGCGCACCTGGTGTTGCCCAAGGGCTCGCTCGTGGACCTCGTGGACAGCTCCGTGCGCCGCTACGGGTCGAAGACCGCCCTGGAGTTCTTCGGTGCGCGCACCAGCTACCGCGAGCTTGGCACGCTGATCAGCAGGGCGGCCGCCGGACTGGAGAAGCTCGGCGTCAAGGCCGGCGACAGGGTGGCCCTGGTGCTGCCGAACTGCCCGCAGCACATCGTTGCCTTCCATGCCGTGCTGCGCCTCGGCGCCGTCGTGGTCGAACACAATCCTCTCTACACGGAGCGGGAACTGCGCCACCAGTTCGAGGACCACGGGGCCGTCGTCGCGATCGTCTGGGACAAGGCCGTGGAGCGGGTCCGCCAGCTGCCGGCCGACGTCGGGCTCCGCAGCATCGTCTCGGTGGAGCTCATCCCCGCGATGCCGCTGCTGCAGCGGCTCGCGCTGCGGCTTCCGGTTCCGGCGGCCCGCAAGGCCCGTGCCGCGCTTTCCGGAGCCAAGGACCAGCCGAAGGGCCGGCAGGCTCCGGCCGCGCGGCCCGTGCTGCCGTGGCGGAAGCTCCTCGACGCCGGCGAGCTCAGGAAGAAACATCCGCGCCCGGGGGCCCAGGACCTCGCCGTCCTCCAGTACACCTCCGGCACCACCGGGCTGCCCAAGGCGGCCATGCTCAGCCACGCGAATCTGCAGGCCAATGCCGCGCAGGGCCGGGCCTGGGTGCCGGGGCTCAAGGACGGCCGGGAAACTGTGTACGCGGTGCTGCCGATGTTCCACGCCTACGGCCTGACGCTCTGCATGACGTTCGCCCTCAGCATCGGCGCGAAGCTGGTCCTGTTCCCCAAGTTCGATGTCGACCTCGTGCTGAAGGCGCTCAAGAAGTCCCCCGCGACGTTCCTGCCGGCCGTGCCGCCGATTTATGACCGGATCGCCGCCGCGGCGGCGGAACGCGGCATCGGGCTGGAAAGCATCCGCTTCTCGATCTCGGGCGCCATGAACCTGCCGACGTCGACCGTGGAGACTTGGGAGAAAGCGACCGGCGGCTACCTGATCGAGGGCTACGGCCTGACCGAAACCTCGCCGATCGCGATTGGCAACCCGTTCGGCCCCAGCCGCAAGCCGGGCACGGTGGGGGTCCCGTTCCCGCTGACCGACATCCGGGTGGTGGACCCCCGGAACGTCGCGCTGGACCGCGCCCCGGGTGAGGAGGGGGAACTCCTGATCCGCGGCCCGCAGGTGTTCGCCGGCTACTGGAACCGGCCCGAGGAGACCGAGGACGCCCTGCTCGACGGCGGCTGGTTCCGCACCGGCGACATCGTCTCGGTGGACGACGACTACTTCGTCACGATCCGGGATCGGATCAAGGAACTGATCATCACGGGAGGCTTCAACGTCTCGCCCAGTGAGGTGGAGGACGTCATTGCCACCTTCCCGGGCGTTTCGGAAGTCTCGGTGGTTGGGATGCCCCGGCCGGGAGGCGGCGAGGACGTCGTCGCCGCCGTGGTGCCGATCCCGGGCACCACCATCGATGCCGACGCGCTCGTTGCCTTTGCCCGGAAGCAGCTGACCGCCTACAAGGTGCCGCGCCGGGTGGTGGTGCTCGATTCCCTTCCCCGCTCGCTCATCGGCAAGGTCCTCCGCCGCGAGATCCGGGATAACCTCGTGGCCGGGCGCTGA